One Roseofilum casamattae BLCC-M143 genomic region harbors:
- the recO gene encoding DNA repair protein RecO — MSKTYKATGINLKAMAMGESDRLLTILTSEHGLIRAIAPGARKAKSSLGGRSGLFVVNSLLLAKGRSLDKVTQAQTVKSYAKLSQHLLKLTASQYLAELVLCQANERSPQPELYDLLLVHLDRLEACDLSLTLAHLTQGIFHLLALAGLAPQVHQCCVTGKAIVPNLSDPDWQVKFNLASGGLVTKTRSGQSPQVKESGSPYQVHSDRPLSPARAIEFSLSGHGVWMLQHLAESELPSLDTNPQSLWPHLERLLRAYSQYHFDRPIRAAALIDTCLEARSPSEDIYS, encoded by the coding sequence ATGAGCAAAACCTATAAAGCCACCGGAATTAATTTGAAAGCGATGGCCATGGGAGAGTCCGATCGCCTGCTGACTATTTTAACCTCCGAACATGGGTTAATTCGGGCGATCGCTCCCGGCGCGCGCAAAGCAAAATCCAGTTTGGGCGGACGGAGCGGGTTATTTGTGGTGAATTCCTTGTTGCTGGCCAAGGGGCGATCGCTCGATAAAGTTACGCAAGCTCAGACGGTAAAATCTTATGCTAAATTAAGCCAGCATTTACTCAAGCTGACGGCGAGTCAATATCTGGCAGAATTAGTTCTGTGCCAAGCTAACGAGCGATCGCCGCAACCGGAACTGTACGACTTGCTGCTCGTCCATCTCGATCGGTTAGAAGCCTGCGATCTTTCCCTCACTCTGGCTCATTTAACTCAAGGCATCTTTCACTTATTAGCTCTAGCCGGCCTCGCGCCGCAAGTCCATCAATGTTGCGTTACCGGAAAAGCCATTGTCCCTAATTTGAGCGATCCGGACTGGCAGGTGAAGTTTAACTTAGCCTCTGGAGGTTTAGTGACGAAAACGCGATCGGGTCAATCTCCACAGGTGAAAGAGTCGGGAAGTCCTTATCAAGTGCATTCCGATCGCCCATTGTCGCCAGCGCGAGCGATTGAATTTTCGTTAAGTGGCCATGGCGTCTGGATGTTGCAGCATTTGGCCGAATCGGAACTCCCGAGTTTAGATACCAATCCTCAATCCCTGTGGCCCCATCTGGAGCGTCTCTTGCGCGCGTACAGTCAATATCACTTTGACCGACCTATCCGCGCTGCGGCTTTAATTGATACTTGTCTCGAGGCGCGATCGCCATCTGAGGATATTTATAGTTGA